The region AAGAGACTACATTGAAGCCCGGGGAAGTGGTTATGGTGCCGGTGACCCGGGAGTATTTCGAACGCCACCGGAAAATCTGACCCTTTCCAGAACTTTCAAAGGGGAATGGGGTTACAATTGATATTAAAAAATGAGAAAGAAGCTATGGGACGAATCTTTTCGGGAATCCTCACCCTTGCATTGATTGGAACGGGGATCAGCCTCTTCACCGGTTGCTCCAGCCGCTCCTACACCAAGCCGGGCCATACTTCGGCGGCCCGGCGACGAGCGACGATGCGCACCTACACTGTCCGGGGGCGCACCTACCATCCTACCTATGTCAGAGTGGGGGACACGATGAGCGGGATCGCCAGCTGGTACGGCCCCAATTTCCACGGCAAGCAGACGAGCAATGGAGAACGGTATAATATGAATGCTATGACCGCCGCCCACAAAACGTGGCCGATGGATACGATGGTGCGGGTCGAGAACCGGGCCAACGGCCGCAGCTGCGTCGTGAGGATCAACGACCGGGGGCCTTTCGTCAAAGGGCGGGTGATCGACTGCTCCTACGCCGCCGGGAAAAGACTGGGGCTCGACCGGACCGGGACCGCCCCGGTCAAACTGACCGTCGTGGGTTTTGCGGGTAAGGTCTATCACCCCTCGGCTACGGGGAAAAGCACCCCGCCGCCCGCTATAGAACTGAGCAACTTCGGTGTGCAGGTCGGGGCGTTCCGCCGGCTTGAAGGGGCTCGGATCTATCAGCGCCGCTATGCGGCTACGGTTGAGCGCCCGGAGCGGGTTGTGATCAAAAAATTCATCGTCGACGGGGCGCCGCTCTACCGGGTCTGGGTCATGGGATTCGGTTCGGAAGAGGAGGCCAGAGATTATATCCGCGACCACGGAATCAGCGGCGGCTTCCTGGTCCGCAACTGAGTCAAAACAGCAATCGAGGAAGACTTTATGTATGAAAAAAGACGGGTAACCAAAGAGACCGATATCACCATCAAACTGAACCTCTACGGCACGGGAGAGGCGGCCATCGATACCGGCGTGGGCTTTTTCGACCATATGCTGGAGTCCTTTGCCCGGCATGCCCTCCTGGATCTGGAGGTGACGTGCCAGGGGGATCTGCACATCGACGCGCACCACAGCGTCGAGGATGTGGGCATCGTCCTGGGGCAGCTTCTGGGCGAAGCGATCTATCCGGTGAAGGGGATGGAGCGTTTCGGCAATGCCGTCGTGGTGATGGATGAAGCGGCGGTGGAGTGCGATATCGATCTGAGCGGCCGGGCCTACCTGGTCTTTGAATTGCCGGTGGAAGGCAAAGTCGGAGAGTTTGACACGGAGCTGGTAGAGGAGTTTTTTCGGGCGTTGGTCTTCAACCTCCCGATCACTTGCCACCTAACCGCCAGGCGGGGCCGCAACCGGCACCACCTGATCGAAGCGGCCTTCAAGGCTCTGGCCGTGGCCCTGCGCCGGGCCGTGACCCCCAACGAACGGATCGGAGTGCCCAGCACCAAGGGAGTGCTCTGAGATGGCGATCCGTCTGATCGTGCTGGATGTGGACGGCTGCCTCACCGACGGGCGGATCGTCTATTCCGCCGAAGGGGATGAGCTCAAAGCCTTCGATGTCAAAGACGGCCTGGCGATCGCCAGCTGGATCCGGCTGGGCCGGCAGGCGGCCATCATTACCGGCCGCCACTCCAAGATCGTGGAGCGCCGGGCGGCGGAGCTGGGTATCAGCCACTACTATCAGGGGGTCAAGAACAAAAAGGAGCGTCTGGAAAAGCTGCTCGATTCCCTGGGGCTGAAACCCGAAGAGGTCGCGGCAATCGGGGATGATCT is a window of Nitratifractor salsuginis DSM 16511 DNA encoding:
- a CDS encoding KdsC family phosphatase produces the protein MAIRLIVLDVDGCLTDGRIVYSAEGDELKAFDVKDGLAIASWIRLGRQAAIITGRHSKIVERRAAELGISHYYQGVKNKKERLEKLLDSLGLKPEEVAAIGDDLNDWGMLEAAERSYAPADAVPMIRETVDRVLTHPGGRGAVREMIEDLLEYEGLWQEFLNLWSVA
- a CDS encoding septal ring lytic transglycosylase RlpA family protein, translating into MGRIFSGILTLALIGTGISLFTGCSSRSYTKPGHTSAARRRATMRTYTVRGRTYHPTYVRVGDTMSGIASWYGPNFHGKQTSNGERYNMNAMTAAHKTWPMDTMVRVENRANGRSCVVRINDRGPFVKGRVIDCSYAAGKRLGLDRTGTAPVKLTVVGFAGKVYHPSATGKSTPPPAIELSNFGVQVGAFRRLEGARIYQRRYAATVERPERVVIKKFIVDGAPLYRVWVMGFGSEEEARDYIRDHGISGGFLVRN
- the hisB gene encoding imidazoleglycerol-phosphate dehydratase HisB — protein: MYEKRRVTKETDITIKLNLYGTGEAAIDTGVGFFDHMLESFARHALLDLEVTCQGDLHIDAHHSVEDVGIVLGQLLGEAIYPVKGMERFGNAVVVMDEAAVECDIDLSGRAYLVFELPVEGKVGEFDTELVEEFFRALVFNLPITCHLTARRGRNRHHLIEAAFKALAVALRRAVTPNERIGVPSTKGVL